The following are from one region of the Pygocentrus nattereri isolate fPygNat1 chromosome 20, fPygNat1.pri, whole genome shotgun sequence genome:
- the LOC119261824 gene encoding H-2 class I histocompatibility antigen, Q9 alpha chain-like, producing MKSLLFLALSVHLASAGSHFLQYLYTAVTPGINFPEFTVVGQVDGEQIGYYDSNIRKMISKTEWITKVDADAPDYWTRETQISQDHQATFKVNMATAMQRFNQTTGVHTVQWMYGCELHDDGTRRGYMQYGYDGEDFISLDLKTETWTAANAKAVITKQKWESEAWAAQVKNYLENSCTEWLHKYVGYGRSTLERKVSPEVSLFQKDSSSPVVCHATGFFPKAVMISLQKNGEDLHEDVELRETLPNQDGTFQKRSGLTVSPEELDKHNYTCIIQHSSLEKEVVLQFSARKVHHGGREESSDERLLSSCGRLFGKIFIVVAAVLLLFSL from the exons ATGAAGTCTCTCCTTTTTCTAGCACTCAGTGTTCATCTGGCTTCAGCAG GCTCCCACTTTCTGCAGTACCTCTACACTGCAGTAACTCCGGGAATAAACTTCCCAGAGTTCACTGTGGTTGGTCAGGTGGATGGAGAGCAGATTGGCTACTATGACAGCAACATCAGGAAGATGATCTCCAAGACAGAATGGATAACGAAGGTTGATGCTGATGCTCCAGATTACTGGACCAGAGAGACCCAGATTAGTCAGGATCATCAGGCGACCTTCAAAGTTAACATGGCTACGGCAATGCAGCGCTTCAACCAGACTACAG GAGTTCACACAGTGCAGTGGATGTACGGCTGTGAGCTGCATGATGATGGAACCAGGAGAGGATACATGCAGTACGGCTATGATGGAGAAGACTTCATCAGTCTGGATCTGAAAACTGAAACCTGGACTGCAGCCAACGCTAAAGCTGTTATTACCAAACAGAAGTGGGAGAGTGAAGCCTGGGCTGCTCAGGTGAAGAACTACCTGGAGAACTCCTGTACTGAGTGGTTACACAAGTATGTGGGTTACGGCAGATCCACTCTGGAGAGGAAAG TCTCTCCTGAGGTGTCTCTGTTCCAGAAGGACTCTTCTTCTCCAGTGGTGTGTCATGCTACAGGTTTCTTCCCCAAAGCAGTGATGATCTCCTTGCAGAAGAATGGAGAGGATCTGCATGAGGACGTGGAGCTCAGAGAGACGCTACCCAACCAGGATGGAACCTTCCAGAAGAGGAGCGGTCTGACCGTCTCACCTGAGGAGCTGGACAAACACAACTACACCTGCATCATTCAGCACAGCAGCCTGGAGAAGGAGGTGGTGCTACAATTTTCTGCTCGCAAGGTCCATCATG GTGGAAGAGAGGAGAGCTCAGATGAACGCTTACTTAGCTCATGTGGAAGATTATTTGGAAAAATCTTCATTGTAGTCGCGGCcgttcttctcctcttttccctGTGA
- the LOC119261825 gene encoding BOLA class I histocompatibility antigen, alpha chain BL3-7-like → MRETPATSGRLVPPEASLFQKDSSSPVVCHATGFFPKAVMISWQKDGEDLHEDVELRETLPNQDGTFQKRSVLTVLPEELNRNQYSSVVHHSSLQEEMVLQLSVRSLHAFCTQSYAHG, encoded by the exons ATGCGGGAGACTCCCGCGACGTCCGGGAGACTCG TTCCTCCTGAGGCGTCTCTGTTCCAGAAGGACTCTTCTTCTCCAGTGGTGTGTCATGCTACAGGTTTCTTCCCCAAAGCAGTGATGATCTCCTGGCAGAAGGATGGAGAGGATCTGCATGAGGACGTGGAGCTCAGAGAGACGCTACCCAACCAGGATGGAACCTTCCAGAAGAGGAGCGTTCTGACCGTCTTACCTGAGGAGCTGAACAGGAATCAGTACAGCAGTGTTGTTCATCACAGCAGCCTGCAGGAGGAGATGGTGCTACAGTTGTCTGTCAGGTCCCTGCATG